From a region of the Ignavibacteriota bacterium genome:
- a CDS encoding DUF2723 domain-containing protein, whose product MTATRLSPRMLGLVLGLAFFLLYLATLAPGVVYGDSGEYAAAAWTWGIPHPPGAPLYTLLAFLWAHVLPFGTVILRLNTLAALFGAAGVVFLFHAVRHMLPDIIKASSLWDWKKEGEADEYQISGSDTPILLAALFGAAATGLTPAWWSTALAAGADSFQLLLFPALLWAFVTSQTGDVSAVPQRGRRAAYFAFLLGVALTHGLGALALLPVFTIWYIVEKQRRKESLRGLLRCLPAFALGLAPVLLLPLRASADPAWNWGDPSSWGRFVDVVTSRPLRAYYFLGWDVFHEQSTNAIEMPPPLWSALFVAAAFSRVRALPWLLGMGICVALLAMNNAVFTLTPQLVPVFAIGGVFAAAVLFSILRIRRVWLRVSLAVPAVAVLAFHGGWSWLRNDTHDDRAVESYTRDILASVDRGAVLLTDEWGQCSSPALYLQQVEGLRQDVTLIDTRLLKRGWYVEQLQERYPSLFTGSEAAADALRAEYTKYETDGSHDPARLEELRSALARHLAAGNAVRRPVYATHALAGKLGAPLDAVPEGLVVRLFAPGRAIASTRLPIDTDPRVFTFTRPSRPNDFHSSIEDRYFRAYAARGTWHWRQGDTARANILFSRATQYAQFHPSDRWKQWAMFGPLLSTRF is encoded by the coding sequence ATGACCGCCACGCGCCTGTCCCCTCGCATGCTGGGGCTTGTACTCGGCCTCGCCTTTTTTCTTCTCTATCTCGCGACACTCGCGCCGGGAGTCGTCTACGGCGACTCGGGCGAATACGCCGCCGCGGCGTGGACGTGGGGCATCCCGCATCCGCCCGGCGCGCCGCTCTACACACTTCTCGCGTTTCTCTGGGCGCATGTGCTGCCGTTCGGCACCGTGATACTGCGGCTGAATACACTCGCCGCTTTGTTTGGCGCCGCGGGAGTCGTGTTCCTTTTCCACGCCGTGCGGCACATGCTTCCCGACATTATAAAAGCATCGTCACTCTGGGATTGGAAAAAAGAGGGAGAGGCCGACGAATATCAGATCAGCGGATCCGATACTCCGATACTGCTCGCGGCGCTGTTCGGGGCTGCGGCAACCGGACTTACTCCCGCGTGGTGGAGCACCGCACTGGCCGCGGGTGCCGACAGTTTTCAACTCCTGCTATTCCCGGCGTTGCTCTGGGCCTTTGTTACGAGTCAGACCGGTGATGTCTCCGCCGTGCCACAGCGCGGACGCCGCGCCGCCTATTTCGCCTTCCTGCTCGGTGTTGCCTTGACACACGGACTCGGCGCGCTTGCCCTGCTCCCCGTGTTCACGATCTGGTACATCGTCGAGAAGCAGCGGCGCAAGGAGTCACTGCGCGGTTTGCTGCGTTGCCTGCCCGCCTTTGCGCTCGGTCTCGCTCCGGTGTTGCTGCTGCCGTTGCGTGCCTCCGCTGATCCGGCCTGGAACTGGGGAGACCCGTCGTCGTGGGGGCGTTTCGTCGACGTGGTGACAAGCCGGCCGCTCAGGGCGTACTACTTTCTGGGTTGGGACGTGTTCCACGAGCAAAGCACGAACGCCATCGAGATGCCTCCCCCCCTGTGGAGCGCGTTGTTCGTAGCGGCAGCCTTCTCCCGCGTCCGCGCATTGCCATGGTTACTCGGCATGGGAATCTGTGTCGCACTGCTCGCGATGAACAACGCGGTGTTTACACTTACGCCGCAGCTTGTGCCGGTGTTCGCCATAGGTGGTGTGTTTGCGGCTGCGGTATTGTTTTCCATCCTGCGCATCCGCCGCGTTTGGCTGCGTGTATCGCTTGCCGTGCCGGCTGTCGCCGTACTCGCGTTCCACGGCGGCTGGAGCTGGCTGCGCAACGACACGCATGACGATCGCGCGGTGGAGTCGTACACGCGCGACATCCTGGCGTCGGTGGACCGCGGCGCAGTGCTGCTCACCGACGAGTGGGGGCAGTGCTCCTCACCCGCGCTGTATCTGCAGCAGGTGGAGGGATTGCGGCAGGACGTGACACTGATCGACACACGCCTGCTCAAGCGTGGCTGGTATGTGGAGCAGTTGCAGGAGCGGTATCCGTCCCTGTTCACCGGCAGCGAGGCCGCCGCCGACGCGCTGCGCGCCGAGTATACGAAGTACGAGACGGACGGCTCACACGATCCTGCGCGGCTCGAGGAGTTGCGTTCCGCCCTCGCCCGGCATCTCGCCGCGGGCAACGCGGTCCGGCGGCCGGTATATGCCACGCATGCACTCGCGGGCAAACTCGGCGCACCGCTCGACGCGGTTCCCGAAGGACTCGTCGTGCGGCTGTTTGCGCCCGGCCGCGCCATTGCATCCACGCGGCTGCCCATCGACACCGATCCGCGCGTCTTCACCTTCACACGACCGTCGCGGCCCAACGACTTCCATTCGTCAATCGAGGACCGCTATTTCCGCGCGTATGCCGCACGCGGCACATGGCATTGGCGCCAGGGCGACACCGCGCGCGCCAACATCCTCTTCTCGCGCGCGACACAATACGCACAATTCCATCCGAGCGACCGGTGGAAACAATGGGCGATGTTTGGTCCGCTGCTCTCCACCCGCTTCTGA
- a CDS encoding DUF2723 domain-containing protein, translating into MTITRSHPRPASFATALVLFLLYLVSLAPSVSFIDAGELSAVAYTFGVAHPTGYPLFTLIAGLWSHIPAGEVILRLNTLAALLAAIGAGIFVHVIWHLLGAAVKRKPAAKSTVKGKSAQQSAPLLGDDLRLLLSVFGALIIGLSETYWKTALAIEVYSLHLPLLALALLTFVTAHFDETLDERSRERRFLAAAFTLGLSFTNHMTTILLLPAFLVIHFRSEGFGARTWKRLARLLPMFAAGLLPYLYLPIRAAAQPALNWGNPADLDRLLWHVSGKQYRVWIFTSMEAARRQFSLFIDTLPAEFAYAGLALAVVGCIAAFRANRRVGLFLALLFAGCVGYAINYDIHDIESYFLLAYIVTGIWAAYGLHAALRWFKAGNTRTALLAAVLLVGLAAGAQYSRVSERGNYLVEDYTKNMLASFEPRALVLSYQWDYWVSASYYYQFVEGQRPDVIVIDKELLRRSWYLAQLRRNHPEFAARSQKEIDAFLEDLTLFEHELPYDPGRIEDRFNAMINSFVTRNINDRPVYMTVEMEQHFAPGFTRVPEGLAFRLYPAGVPVQSAPRFSLTDVQARPFERTERLSTSLWEMYPLMLTNRGIWLYQQARYREAAGFFDTALRFEPGYRAAYEWRARNSQAMTLGDAGSSVTDASTN; encoded by the coding sequence ATGACCATAACCCGATCCCATCCGCGCCCGGCCTCGTTCGCGACGGCCCTTGTGCTCTTTCTCCTGTATCTCGTCTCCCTCGCGCCATCGGTGTCGTTTATCGACGCGGGCGAATTGTCGGCAGTCGCGTACACCTTCGGTGTTGCGCATCCGACGGGATATCCGCTGTTCACACTCATTGCGGGATTGTGGTCGCACATTCCCGCCGGTGAGGTGATACTGCGGCTCAACACACTCGCCGCACTGCTGGCCGCGATCGGCGCGGGAATTTTTGTGCACGTGATCTGGCATCTGCTCGGCGCGGCGGTGAAGCGCAAGCCGGCAGCGAAGTCCACCGTGAAGGGGAAGAGCGCGCAGCAGAGCGCCCCGCTTTTGGGCGACGACCTCCGACTACTCCTATCCGTCTTTGGCGCGTTGATCATCGGCCTGTCGGAAACGTATTGGAAGACGGCGCTCGCGATCGAGGTGTACTCGCTGCATCTGCCGCTGCTTGCCCTCGCGCTGCTGACGTTTGTAACCGCGCATTTCGACGAGACCCTCGACGAGCGCAGCCGCGAGCGCCGCTTCCTCGCGGCCGCATTTACGCTTGGCCTCTCGTTCACAAATCACATGACCACCATCCTGCTGCTGCCCGCGTTTCTCGTGATACATTTCCGCAGCGAGGGATTCGGTGCGCGCACGTGGAAACGCCTCGCGCGCCTGCTGCCCATGTTTGCGGCCGGACTGCTCCCGTATCTCTACCTCCCGATACGCGCGGCGGCACAACCCGCGCTGAACTGGGGCAATCCCGCGGATCTTGACCGCCTGCTCTGGCACGTGTCGGGCAAGCAGTACCGCGTGTGGATTTTCACCAGCATGGAGGCGGCGCGCCGTCAGTTCTCGCTGTTCATCGACACACTTCCCGCGGAGTTCGCCTACGCCGGTCTCGCACTTGCGGTCGTCGGATGTATCGCGGCCTTCCGCGCGAACAGGCGTGTGGGGCTCTTCCTCGCCCTGCTCTTCGCGGGGTGCGTGGGCTACGCGATCAACTACGACATCCACGACATCGAATCGTATTTCCTCCTGGCCTACATCGTCACCGGCATCTGGGCGGCATATGGTCTGCACGCCGCTTTGCGGTGGTTCAAGGCCGGCAACACACGCACCGCGTTGCTCGCGGCAGTGCTGCTGGTGGGACTCGCGGCTGGCGCGCAGTATTCACGCGTATCCGAACGCGGGAATTACCTGGTCGAGGACTACACGAAGAATATGCTGGCGTCGTTCGAGCCGCGCGCGCTGGTGCTGTCGTATCAATGGGACTACTGGGTGTCGGCTTCGTATTACTATCAGTTCGTCGAAGGTCAACGACCCGATGTGATCGTCATCGACAAGGAACTGCTGCGCCGGTCCTGGTACCTCGCGCAGTTGCGCCGCAATCATCCGGAATTCGCCGCGCGCTCGCAGAAGGAGATCGACGCCTTCCTCGAGGATCTCACCTTGTTCGAGCACGAGCTGCCCTACGATCCCGGGCGGATCGAAGATCGATTCAACGCGATGATCAACAGCTTTGTCACACGGAACATCAACGACAGACCCGTGTACATGACCGTCGAGATGGAACAGCATTTTGCGCCGGGCTTCACACGTGTGCCCGAGGGCCTGGCCTTCCGTCTCTATCCCGCCGGTGTACCTGTGCAATCAGCGCCGCGCTTCTCGCTCACCGACGTGCAGGCGCGTCCGTTCGAAAGGACGGAGCGGCTCTCGACATCACTGTGGGAGATGTATCCGCTGATGCTGACGAACCGCGGCATCTGGCTGTATCAGCAGGCGCGCTACCGCGAAGCGGCGGGGTTCTTTGATACCGCCCTGCGCTTCGAGCCGGGATACAGGGCCGCCTACGAGTGGCGCGCGCGCAACAGCCAGGCCATGACTCTTGGCGACGCGGGTTCCTCCGTAACCGACGCCTCGACGAACTGA
- a CDS encoding STAS domain-containing protein, protein MSLKELVEGDVVVLTLRGNMLGDSETEAFRDRIKTLAAEGFLKVVLDLSSAAWVNSAGLGAMISAMTTLNRQGGDLRIANITDKIQSLFLVTQLVKVFKTYESTERAVSSYHIDPISGIQMPI, encoded by the coding sequence ATGAGCCTCAAGGAATTGGTGGAGGGAGACGTTGTCGTGCTGACGCTGCGCGGCAACATGCTCGGTGACTCTGAAACGGAGGCCTTTCGCGACCGCATCAAGACGCTCGCCGCGGAAGGATTTTTGAAAGTGGTTCTCGACTTGTCGTCCGCCGCATGGGTAAACAGCGCGGGCCTCGGCGCCATGATCTCGGCGATGACGACGCTGAATCGCCAGGGTGGAGACCTCCGCATCGCGAACATCACCGACAAGATCCAGAGTCTCTTCCTCGTCACGCAGCTTGTCAAGGTGTTCAAGACCTACGAGTCCACCGAACGCGCCGTCTCGAGCTACCACATCGATCCCATCAGCGGCATTCAGATGCCGATCTGA
- a CDS encoding DUF72 domain-containing protein: MDDTHIRLGTSGWSYKDWIGSVYPDGCTAAKFLRVYAERFPTVEIDSTFYGIPRESTVEKWRAETPDDFVFAAKFPQSITHETRLQDHVDEARAFIERLRLLGPKLGPLLLQFPYGFRVDAHDELDAFLARLPDDCRIAVEVRHKSWLGDRFTEMLRARGVALALIDHPWMPVMDKATADFTYIRWLGDRKKIEDDFSHIRFERTEALLRWKNIVDRLSTEGLFIYGYFNNHYEGHSPATLARFRALLGLG, from the coding sequence ATGGACGACACACATATCCGTCTCGGCACCTCGGGTTGGAGTTATAAGGACTGGATCGGATCGGTGTATCCCGATGGATGCACCGCGGCAAAATTCCTGCGTGTGTACGCGGAGCGTTTTCCGACAGTGGAGATCGATTCCACCTTCTACGGCATACCGCGCGAAAGCACCGTCGAGAAATGGCGCGCCGAGACGCCTGACGATTTTGTCTTCGCCGCAAAATTCCCGCAGTCAATTACGCACGAGACGCGGCTGCAGGATCATGTCGACGAGGCGCGCGCCTTTATCGAACGCCTGCGCTTGCTCGGGCCCAAACTCGGTCCCCTGCTGCTGCAATTCCCCTACGGCTTCCGCGTCGATGCGCACGACGAACTCGATGCCTTCCTCGCGCGGCTTCCAGACGATTGCCGCATTGCGGTCGAAGTCCGGCACAAGAGCTGGCTCGGCGACCGCTTCACCGAAATGTTGCGCGCGCGCGGCGTCGCACTCGCCCTGATCGATCATCCGTGGATGCCGGTGATGGACAAGGCCACGGCCGACTTCACCTACATCCGCTGGCTCGGCGACAGGAAAAAAATCGAGGACGATTTTTCGCACATCCGCTTCGAGAGGACCGAGGCGCTGCTGCGTTGGAAAAACATCGTCGACCGCCTCAGCACCGAGGGGCTGTTCATCTACGGGTACTTCAACAATCACTACGAGGGGCACTCGCCCGCCACGCTCGCGCGTTTCCGCGCCTTGCTCGGACTCGGATAA
- a CDS encoding PspA/IM30 family protein, producing MAGIFARVTDIFKANINDLLDKAEDPEKMIKQMVIEMEEAVNKATTAVGSAIANEKQIERQYADKKKQADEWQERALKAVNAGRDDLARQALEKKNMFAKAAGDLEPVLAESKKTSLALRGQLEQLKSKLDEARVRQGTLIARHQAAKAKKTIAQSLSGIGDGAFANFEKYEQKVLKEESEAEAFSELAGESTSLDDEFKKLEASSTVDDELAQLKASMQQDPQ from the coding sequence ATGGCGGGAATTTTTGCCCGGGTCACGGACATCTTCAAGGCCAACATCAACGATTTGCTCGACAAGGCCGAAGATCCGGAGAAGATGATCAAGCAGATGGTCATCGAGATGGAGGAAGCGGTAAACAAGGCGACCACCGCCGTCGGATCCGCTATCGCAAACGAGAAGCAGATCGAACGCCAGTATGCGGATAAAAAGAAGCAGGCCGACGAGTGGCAGGAACGCGCCTTGAAGGCCGTCAACGCGGGTCGCGACGATCTTGCGCGTCAGGCCCTCGAGAAAAAGAACATGTTCGCAAAGGCGGCGGGCGACCTCGAGCCCGTGCTTGCGGAATCGAAAAAAACCTCGCTCGCCCTGCGCGGCCAGCTCGAGCAGCTCAAGAGCAAACTCGACGAGGCGCGCGTCCGTCAGGGCACGCTCATCGCGCGGCATCAGGCGGCCAAGGCGAAGAAGACCATCGCGCAGAGTCTATCGGGCATCGGCGACGGCGCCTTCGCAAACTTCGAGAAATACGAGCAGAAAGTCCTGAAAGAGGAATCCGAGGCCGAGGCATTCTCGGAACTCGCGGGCGAGTCGACCTCGCTCGACGACGAATTCAAGAAACTTGAGGCGTCCAGCACGGTCGACGACGAGCTGGCTCAGCTCAAGGCCTCCATGCAACAGGATCCCCAATAA
- a CDS encoding AMP-binding protein, producing MPRYRKTDALYAVTTFTSFAEMLDRNAAAYPHLPALADLTPTPVPKLTHAELRSAVLAFSAALRALDVREGEHIAVLSENRVQWCVAYLSAITMNCVVVPIDRNLRENEVVSILHASGSSAAVFSEAYRDMFEGFRTTLPELSLLVDMDLPAKRGAVESMPALLAAHTTDAGAVFPPARPDALAVLVYTSGSMGSAKGVMLSQANICANLVAMRSMIEIPPSDRFLSVLPIHHTYECTCGFLCPISSGASTTFARSLKTVADDIRTVRPTVLLGVPLLYEKMYRRIVQGIAEKKLAALLVRPLSAVAGMLESLGAGPLRKKIFHEIHERFGGAIRMFIVGGAAPDPAVAAGFRSFGFTFVQGYGLTETSPIVALNRLGNTRDDAAGLPLPNLEVRIEAPDDDGRGEILVRGPSVMMGYYKNDEATRAAIDSEGWFRTGDFGSIDADGFLHINGRKKNVIIAKNGKNVFPEELEEQVNRMPSVLESFVYADTSKGDEHIAVRIVPNAEHFIELAHKTGGEVTRAIIEETINNEIRALNKRLPVYKQIRRVTIQDTEFEKTTTQKIKRYLVGR from the coding sequence ATGCCGAGATATCGTAAAACGGATGCGCTGTACGCGGTGACCACGTTCACGAGTTTTGCGGAGATGTTGGACCGCAACGCGGCGGCGTATCCGCATTTGCCCGCGCTTGCCGATCTGACGCCGACCCCTGTGCCGAAGCTCACGCATGCGGAGCTGCGCAGCGCAGTCCTGGCCTTCAGCGCCGCGCTGCGCGCGCTCGATGTGAGGGAGGGTGAACACATCGCCGTGCTGTCGGAGAACCGTGTGCAATGGTGTGTCGCGTATCTGTCGGCTATCACCATGAATTGTGTGGTGGTGCCGATCGACCGCAATCTCCGGGAGAACGAGGTTGTATCCATCCTGCACGCGTCCGGCTCGAGCGCAGCAGTGTTTTCGGAGGCCTACCGCGACATGTTCGAGGGCTTCCGCACCACACTGCCGGAACTGTCGCTGCTGGTGGACATGGATCTGCCCGCAAAACGCGGCGCGGTGGAATCGATGCCCGCGCTGCTCGCGGCGCATACAACGGATGCGGGCGCGGTGTTTCCTCCCGCTCGTCCCGACGCGCTTGCCGTGCTCGTCTATACGTCCGGATCGATGGGCAGCGCCAAGGGTGTGATGCTCTCGCAGGCCAACATCTGTGCGAATCTTGTGGCAATGCGCAGCATGATCGAGATTCCGCCTTCCGACCGCTTTCTCTCCGTGCTGCCGATACACCACACGTACGAGTGCACCTGCGGTTTCCTGTGTCCGATCTCCTCGGGCGCTTCCACCACCTTTGCGCGCTCGCTCAAGACCGTGGCCGACGATATTCGGACCGTCCGCCCGACGGTGCTGCTGGGAGTACCCCTGCTGTATGAAAAGATGTACCGGCGCATCGTGCAGGGCATAGCCGAGAAAAAACTCGCGGCGCTGTTAGTGCGTCCACTCAGCGCTGTTGCGGGCATGCTCGAATCGCTCGGCGCGGGCCCGCTGCGTAAAAAGATTTTCCACGAGATCCACGAGCGTTTCGGCGGCGCCATACGCATGTTCATCGTGGGCGGCGCCGCTCCCGATCCCGCCGTGGCGGCCGGATTCCGTTCCTTCGGTTTCACTTTCGTGCAGGGATACGGTCTCACAGAAACCTCGCCCATCGTGGCGCTAAACCGTCTCGGCAATACCCGCGACGATGCAGCGGGCCTGCCGCTTCCGAATCTGGAAGTGCGCATTGAAGCGCCCGACGACGACGGCCGCGGGGAAATCCTTGTGCGCGGACCCTCGGTCATGATGGGCTACTACAAAAACGACGAGGCCACACGCGCCGCCATCGACAGCGAGGGCTGGTTCCGCACGGGTGACTTCGGTTCGATCGATGCCGACGGCTTCCTGCACATCAACGGTCGCAAGAAGAATGTCATCATCGCCAAGAACGGCAAGAACGTGTTTCCCGAAGAACTCGAGGAACAGGTGAACCGCATGCCCTCCGTGCTCGAATCGTTTGTGTATGCCGACACCTCGAAAGGCGACGAACACATCGCCGTGCGTATTGTGCCCAACGCGGAACACTTCATCGAACTCGCGCATAAAACAGGGGGCGAAGTCACGCGCGCCATCATCGAGGAAACGATCAACAACGAAATCCGCGCCCTTAACAAGCGGCTGCCGGTCTATAAACAGATCCGCCGCGTCACAATTCAGGATACGGAATTCGAGAAGACGACCACGCAGAAAATTAAGCGGTATCTCGTAGGGAGATAG